The following DNA comes from Parcubacteria group bacterium.
CAAAATACAATTTCTCCAAGTTCGGGTTTTCTTCTCACATTTTCCTCCTTTCAACCAATGAGTACATCCGCCATTGAATAGACAGCACCAGGCTGGATATTTTTGGCGAGAAAGTTGATGGCGTCCAACGTTCCCAGCGCATATACCTCCCTGCCGTTCACATTATGCGTAAACTGAAAAAAAACACTTCCATCAGGAGAACGCAAGGAGTAGGTATGCCATCCGTGTGCAGAGAGCGCCTTTTCGGGAACTCCCATCGCTCTTTGTTTTTTGGGATTACGCACCTTTTCAATCTGACTTGGGAAGAACGGAATTCCCAGAGAATTAAAATAGCCTGCCATTGCCTTGGCCGTACCACTGGTGTCTACTTTGCCGTTTTGATGGCTCTCTTCGATTCTCAGCGTATATCCCCTAAAAACACCCGGGAAATTTTTGGTCGCAAACTCCATCATGGCCAAGAAAGTGACAACTTCCTTGGCCATATTGGGTGCAATGACAGCACAAGTCTGTGACGCCTTGACCATTTCCACAAGTTTTTTCTGATCCCCACCCGTCGTCTCCATAATAAACGGGATTTTGTGGAAACAATAGAATTTAGCGTTCTCGATGACCGCCGAGGGATGAGAGAAATCGACAACAATGAAAGAACGATCCTTGTACCATGTCATCCCTTTCACAAGCTGACTTCTTTCACCAGGCGTGAATAAATTAATGGTAAATCCGTCATCTACAGTAAACGAGAACGCCGAGATTTCAAGGCCAGTCAAG
Coding sequences within:
- a CDS encoding dihydrodipicolinate reductase C-terminal domain-containing protein gives rise to the protein MNSDQIVVMVNGLPGKMAGEVCNQIVKADKIRYPFKLYESSLTGLEISAFSFTVDDGFTINLFTPGERSQLVKGMTWYKDRSFIVVDFSHPSAVIENAKFYCFHKIPFIMETTGGDQKKLVEMVKASQTCAVIAPNMAKEVVTFLAMMEFATKNFPGVFRGYTLRIEESHQNGKVDTSGTAKAMAGYFNSLGIPFFPSQIEKVRNPKKQRAMGVPEKALSAHGWHTYSLRSPDGSVFFQFTHNVNGREVYALGTLDAINFLAKNIQPGAVYSMADVLIG